A single genomic interval of Carassius gibelio isolate Cgi1373 ecotype wild population from Czech Republic chromosome A22, carGib1.2-hapl.c, whole genome shotgun sequence harbors:
- the LOC127942748 gene encoding uncharacterized protein LOC127942748 isoform X2 — protein MGQDHDISSAPGDNNALRKLTRQNITKDNKTQGVMEKSQWDLKHIRFTSGRLTRLDDFVAQYRISHTALLKEYEDSERVFRRKTYRVEKEIWKEKQQKKRGRSKPFPFKTSKKKSSVSEGPIGKQISPPQPRSSLEGDHENIVDIKSKTTATPQNQLTTLWKRRDTEVVVSVVPTQTKVTSFIIHHSELCTLRPHQWLNGEIIEALFHIAASELEIGNSIYILNHYMAGVILFGEKPQLARQKLSKINLNNYQGIVSFVNIDNVHWKFLFINAVNHTVYLVDPSRSPTEKDDSIHAAQKLSEYIQMRNTQQRKTEWQNIQWKGGVMTHPVQQDGSSCGVIVVLFGTSRKEMANERKMMALQILKASVFDEAENCSMCSLKKPTGCVHRFINWIQCDSCERWYHEKCLGMAKEDLEQARANRWSCILCS, from the exons ATGGGACAGGACCACGATATAAGCAGTGCTCCAGGAGATAACAATGCCCTGAGAAAGCTTACAAGACAA AACATTACAAAGGACAACAAAACTCAAGGAGTAATGGAAAAGAGCCAGTGGGACTTGAAACATATTCGTTTTACTTCTGGCCGGCTCACCAGGCTTGATGACTTTGTAGCCCAGTATCGGATTAGCCACACTGCACTCCTGAAGGAGTATGAGGACTCCGAAAGAGTTTTCCGAAGGAAG ACTTACAGAGTAGAAAAAGAAATATGGAAAGAAAAGCAACAGAAAAAACGGGGAAGATCCAAGCCTTTCCCTTTCAAGACATCAAAAAAGAAG TCCTCAGTTTCTGAGGGTCCCATTGGAAAACAAATCTCGCCCCCACAGCCAAGGTCATCCCTGGAGGGGGACCATGAAAACATTGTTGATATCAAGTCAAAGACAACAGCAACCCCACAGAATCAA CTCACCACTTTGTGGAAAAGGAGAGACACTGAGGTTGTGGTTTCTGTGGTCCCTACACAAACCAAAGTAACATCGTTTATCATTCATCACAGTGAACTGTGTACACTTCGGCCACACCAGTGGCTAAATGGCGAG ATAATTGAAGCCCTGTTTCATATTGCTGCCAGTGAGCTAGAGATCGGGAATTCCATTTACATTCTTAATCACTACATGGCAGGTGTGATTCTGTTTGGGGAAAAACCTCAGCTTGCCCGGCAAAAATTGTCAAAG ATTAACTTGAACAATTACCAGGGAATTGTTTCTTTTGTGAACATTGACAATGTCCATTGGAAGTTTCTG TTCATAAATGCGGTCAACCACACAGTGTACCTGGTAGACCCATCAAGAAGTCCCACAGAGAAAGATGACTCAATTCATGCTGCCCAAAAACTCAG TGAGTACATACAAATGAGGAATACGCAACAAAGAAAAACAGAGTGGCAGAATATACAGTGGAAAGGAGGAGTTATGACACATCCAGTCCAGCAGGATGGCAGTAGCTGTGGCGTCATTGTTGTCTTG TTTGGAACTTCCAGAAAGGAAATGGCCAATGAACGAAAAATGATGGCTCTACAGATACTCAAAGCATCAG TGTTCGATGAAGCCGAAAACTGTTCCATGTGTTCCCTTAAAAAGCCTACTGGATGTGTGCATCGTTTCATAAATTGG ATCCAATGTGACTCATGTGAAAGGTGGTACCATGAAAAGTGCCTGGGTATGGCCAAAGAAGACCTGGAACAGGCCAGAGCTAACAGATGGAGCTGCATATTGTGCTCTTAA
- the LOC127942748 gene encoding uncharacterized protein LOC127942748 isoform X1, whose product MGQDHDISSAPGDNNALRKLTRQNITKDNKTQGVMEKSQWDLKHIRFTSGRLTRLDDFVAQYRISHTALLKEYEDSERVFRRKTYRVEKEIWKEKQQKKRGRSKPFPFKTSKKKSSVSEGPIGKQISPPQPRSSLEGDHENIVDIKSKTTATPQNQLTTLWKRRDTEVVVSVVPTQTKVTSFIIHHSELCTLRPHQWLNGEIIEALFHIAASELEIGNSIYILNHYMAGVILFGEKPQLARQKLSKINLNNYQGIVSFVNIDNVHWKFLFINAVNHTVYLVDPSRSPTEKDDSIHAAQKLSEYIQMRNTQQRKTEWQNIQWKGGVMTHPVQQDGSSCGVIVVLMAREIMKAFPNVPILQFGTSRKEMANERKMMALQILKASVFDEAENCSMCSLKKPTGCVHRFINWIQCDSCERWYHEKCLGMAKEDLEQARANRWSCILCS is encoded by the exons ATGGGACAGGACCACGATATAAGCAGTGCTCCAGGAGATAACAATGCCCTGAGAAAGCTTACAAGACAA AACATTACAAAGGACAACAAAACTCAAGGAGTAATGGAAAAGAGCCAGTGGGACTTGAAACATATTCGTTTTACTTCTGGCCGGCTCACCAGGCTTGATGACTTTGTAGCCCAGTATCGGATTAGCCACACTGCACTCCTGAAGGAGTATGAGGACTCCGAAAGAGTTTTCCGAAGGAAG ACTTACAGAGTAGAAAAAGAAATATGGAAAGAAAAGCAACAGAAAAAACGGGGAAGATCCAAGCCTTTCCCTTTCAAGACATCAAAAAAGAAG TCCTCAGTTTCTGAGGGTCCCATTGGAAAACAAATCTCGCCCCCACAGCCAAGGTCATCCCTGGAGGGGGACCATGAAAACATTGTTGATATCAAGTCAAAGACAACAGCAACCCCACAGAATCAA CTCACCACTTTGTGGAAAAGGAGAGACACTGAGGTTGTGGTTTCTGTGGTCCCTACACAAACCAAAGTAACATCGTTTATCATTCATCACAGTGAACTGTGTACACTTCGGCCACACCAGTGGCTAAATGGCGAG ATAATTGAAGCCCTGTTTCATATTGCTGCCAGTGAGCTAGAGATCGGGAATTCCATTTACATTCTTAATCACTACATGGCAGGTGTGATTCTGTTTGGGGAAAAACCTCAGCTTGCCCGGCAAAAATTGTCAAAG ATTAACTTGAACAATTACCAGGGAATTGTTTCTTTTGTGAACATTGACAATGTCCATTGGAAGTTTCTG TTCATAAATGCGGTCAACCACACAGTGTACCTGGTAGACCCATCAAGAAGTCCCACAGAGAAAGATGACTCAATTCATGCTGCCCAAAAACTCAG TGAGTACATACAAATGAGGAATACGCAACAAAGAAAAACAGAGTGGCAGAATATACAGTGGAAAGGAGGAGTTATGACACATCCAGTCCAGCAGGATGGCAGTAGCTGTGGCGTCATTGTTGTCTTG ATGGCAAGGGAAATAATGAAAGCATTTCCAAATGTTCCCATTTTACAATTTGGAACTTCCAGAAAGGAAATGGCCAATGAACGAAAAATGATGGCTCTACAGATACTCAAAGCATCAG TGTTCGATGAAGCCGAAAACTGTTCCATGTGTTCCCTTAAAAAGCCTACTGGATGTGTGCATCGTTTCATAAATTGG ATCCAATGTGACTCATGTGAAAGGTGGTACCATGAAAAGTGCCTGGGTATGGCCAAAGAAGACCTGGAACAGGCCAGAGCTAACAGATGGAGCTGCATATTGTGCTCTTAA
- the LOC127942750 gene encoding uncharacterized protein LOC127942750 isoform X1: protein MKRDLKNKLLLFTFMLYLTLNVESTHVVNGSSEENITVKFTFQDSVIPSKPSLYKNGEKIATSIESNDCRERFALSDVKNQTVTLNITNLTLEDEGTYHVVVLTDGVESIFESNKISIKVKLVNKSAETDKETEAVHENLGTNSPKLESSEQNSFFIFLSALVTIFIFICLVVGILFWLFRTYPRKPDAENPPVHTNTTQQQGQCGTSGAVFVSCVEYGELDFQNRPERDDRVEPAETTSKDQDGVEYAAIIFPQQKQPPSGRMRNKQQVPAIK, encoded by the exons ATGAAGCGTGACCTCAAGAACAAACTCTTACTTTTCACATTCATGCTCTACTTGACTCTTAACG tggaATCAACGCATGTAGTAAATGGCTCATCGGAAGAAAACATCACGGTTAAATTCACTTTTCAAGACTCTGTTATACCCTCCAAACCTAGTCTGTACAAAAATGGGGAAAAGATAGCAACTTCGATAGAATCCAACGATTGCAGAGAAAGGTTTGCCCTGAGTGATGTGAAAAACCAAACTGTGACACTGAACATCACCAATCTCACACTGGAAGATGAAGGGACATATCATGTTGTAGTGCTTACAGATGGCGTTGAGTCTATTTTTGAGAGCAATAAAATCAGTATTAAAGTCAAATTAGTCAATAAATCAGCAG AAACTGATAAAGAAACAGAAGCTGTGCATGAAAACTTAGGGACTAATTCACCTAAACTGGAGTCATCAGAACAAAACTCATTCTTCATTTTCTTAAGTGCATTagttacaatatttatatttatatgtctcGTTGTGGGCATATTGTTCTGGCTTTTTAGGACCTATCCAAGAAAACCAG ACGCAGAAAACCCTCCAGTTCAcaccaacacaacacaacag CAGGGGCAGTGTGGGACATCCGGTGCTGTGTTTGTCAGCTGTGTGGAGTATGGAGAGTTAGACTTTCAAAATAGACCTGAAAGAGATGACAGAGTAGAACCTGCCGAGACGACATCGAAGGACCAGGACGGAGTGGAATATGCTGCCATCATTTTCCCTCAGCAAAAACAGCCACCGAGTGGGCGGATGAGAAATAAACAGCAAGTACCTGCCATTAAGTGA
- the LOC127942750 gene encoding uncharacterized protein LOC127942750 isoform X2: MKRDLKNKLLLFTFMLYLTLNVESTHVVNGSSEENITVKFTFQDSVIPSKPSLYKNGEKIATSIESNDCRERFALSDVKNQTVTLNITNLTLEDEGTYHVVVLTDGVESIFESNKISIKVKLVNKSADAENPPVHTNTTQQQGQCGTSGAVFVSCVEYGELDFQNRPERDDRVEPAETTSKDQDGVEYAAIIFPQQKQPPSGRMRNKQQVPAIK; this comes from the exons ATGAAGCGTGACCTCAAGAACAAACTCTTACTTTTCACATTCATGCTCTACTTGACTCTTAACG tggaATCAACGCATGTAGTAAATGGCTCATCGGAAGAAAACATCACGGTTAAATTCACTTTTCAAGACTCTGTTATACCCTCCAAACCTAGTCTGTACAAAAATGGGGAAAAGATAGCAACTTCGATAGAATCCAACGATTGCAGAGAAAGGTTTGCCCTGAGTGATGTGAAAAACCAAACTGTGACACTGAACATCACCAATCTCACACTGGAAGATGAAGGGACATATCATGTTGTAGTGCTTACAGATGGCGTTGAGTCTATTTTTGAGAGCAATAAAATCAGTATTAAAGTCAAATTAGTCAATAAATCAGCAG ACGCAGAAAACCCTCCAGTTCAcaccaacacaacacaacag CAGGGGCAGTGTGGGACATCCGGTGCTGTGTTTGTCAGCTGTGTGGAGTATGGAGAGTTAGACTTTCAAAATAGACCTGAAAGAGATGACAGAGTAGAACCTGCCGAGACGACATCGAAGGACCAGGACGGAGTGGAATATGCTGCCATCATTTTCCCTCAGCAAAAACAGCCACCGAGTGGGCGGATGAGAAATAAACAGCAAGTACCTGCCATTAAGTGA